In Setaria italica strain Yugu1 unplaced genomic scaffold, Setaria_italica_v2.0 scaffold_11, whole genome shotgun sequence, a single genomic region encodes these proteins:
- the LOC101760976 gene encoding BTB/POZ and MATH domain-containing protein 3 isoform X1: protein MAIPPQTPPPPTSWSRSVTEAVRGSHQFTVKGFSLAKGMGPGRFVTSDIFAVGGYHWAVYFYPDGKNPEDNANYVSVFVALASDGADVRALFELTLLDQSGRARHKVHSHFDRALQAGPYTLKYRGSMWGYKRFYRRSLLETSDFLKNDCLVLNCTVGVVKNRIETPKNAQVHFPLSDMGRCFKELLSLGIGCDITFEVGDEKVRAHKWILAARSPVFKAQFFGPIGKPDLHRVVVEDVEPVVFKAMVNFIYADELPSIHELAGSVSMWTSTVVVQHLLAAADRYGLDRLRILCEAKLCDELTPETVATTLALAEQHHCAELKFACLKFVAVRENLGAVMDTEGFNYLEETCPSLLSDLLATVAVVDDDHASVNRKRGVCGNEGATPVESVEASERRIRRRF from the exons ATGGCGATTCCGCCGCAGACGCCTCCCCCGCCGACATCCTGGTCGCGCTCCGTCACCGAGGCGGTGCGAGGCTCGCACCAGTTCACCGTCAAGGGTTTCTCCCTCGCCAAGGGCATGGGCCCCGGCCGCTTCGTCACCAGCGACATCTTCGCCGTCGGAGGATACCACTGGGCCGTCTACTTCTATCCCGACGGCAAAAACCCCGAGGACAACGCCAACTACGTCTCCGTCTTCGTCGCGCTCGCCTCCGACGGCGCCGACGTCCGCGCGCTCTTCGAGCTCACCCTCCTCGACCAGTCAGGCCGCGCGCGCCACAAGGTCCATTCCCACTTCGACCGCGCGCTCCAGGCAGGCCCCTACACGCTCAAGTACAGGGGATCCATGTG GGGTTACAAGCGCTTCTACAGAAGGTCACTCTTGGAAACATCTGATTTCTTAAAGAATGATTGCCTAGTGCTCAACTGCACTGTCGGTGTTGTCAAGAACCGTATCGAAACACCAAAGAACGCCCAGGTTCATTTTCCACTTTCGGACATGGGCCGCTGCTTCAAGGAGCTCCTCAGCCTCGGCATTGGATGTGACATAACCTTTGAAGTGGGTGACGAGAAAGTCAGGGCACATAAGTGGATTCTTGCTGCTCGCTCTCCGGTGTTCAAAGCCCAATTCTTTGGTCCTATTGGAAAACCTGATCTGCACAGAGTTGTCGTGGAGGATGTGGAGCCTGTTGTCTTCAAG GCAATGGTGAACTTCATATATGCTGATGAACTTCCTAGCATTCATGAACTTGCTGGATCTGTCTCGATGTGGACATCAACAGTAGTAGTACAGCATTTATTGGCCGCGGCTGATAGATATGGATTGGACCGGCTGCGTATCTTGTGTGAAGCAAAGTTATGTGATGAACTGACTCCTGAAACAGTCGCAACAACATTAGCCCTAGCTGAACAGCACCATTGTGCTGAGCTAAAGTTCGCCTGTCTAAAGTTTGTTGCTGTTAGAGAAAATTTGGGAG CTGTTATGGATACAGAAGGCTTTAATTACTTGGAAGAGACATGCCCGTCCCTACTATCTGACTTGTTAGCCACTGTGGCAGTTGTGGACGATGATCATGCATCTGTTAACCGAAAGAGGGGAGTTTGTGGGAACGAAGGCGCAACACCAGTCGAAAGTGTTGAGGCTAGTGAAAGGCGCATCCGGAGGAGGTTTTAG
- the LOC101760976 gene encoding BTB/POZ and MATH domain-containing protein 3 isoform X2, with the protein MAIPPQTPPPPTSWSRSVTEAVRGSHQFTVKGFSLAKGMGPGRFVTSDIFAVGGYHWAVYFYPDGKNPEDNANYVSVFVALASDGADVRALFELTLLDQSGRARHKVHSHFDRALQAGPYTLKYRGSMWGYKRFYRRSLLETSDFLKNDCLVLNCTVGVVKNRIETPKNAQVHFPLSDMGRCFKELLSLGIGCDITFEVGDEKVRAHKWILAARSPVFKAQFFGPIGKPDLHRVVVEDVEPVVFKAMVNFIYADELPSIHELAGSVSMWTSTVVVQHLLAAADRYGLDRLRILCEAKLCDELTPETVATTLALAEQHHCAELKFACLKFVAVRENLGVVDDDHASVNRKRGVCGNEGATPVESVEASERRIRRRF; encoded by the exons ATGGCGATTCCGCCGCAGACGCCTCCCCCGCCGACATCCTGGTCGCGCTCCGTCACCGAGGCGGTGCGAGGCTCGCACCAGTTCACCGTCAAGGGTTTCTCCCTCGCCAAGGGCATGGGCCCCGGCCGCTTCGTCACCAGCGACATCTTCGCCGTCGGAGGATACCACTGGGCCGTCTACTTCTATCCCGACGGCAAAAACCCCGAGGACAACGCCAACTACGTCTCCGTCTTCGTCGCGCTCGCCTCCGACGGCGCCGACGTCCGCGCGCTCTTCGAGCTCACCCTCCTCGACCAGTCAGGCCGCGCGCGCCACAAGGTCCATTCCCACTTCGACCGCGCGCTCCAGGCAGGCCCCTACACGCTCAAGTACAGGGGATCCATGTG GGGTTACAAGCGCTTCTACAGAAGGTCACTCTTGGAAACATCTGATTTCTTAAAGAATGATTGCCTAGTGCTCAACTGCACTGTCGGTGTTGTCAAGAACCGTATCGAAACACCAAAGAACGCCCAGGTTCATTTTCCACTTTCGGACATGGGCCGCTGCTTCAAGGAGCTCCTCAGCCTCGGCATTGGATGTGACATAACCTTTGAAGTGGGTGACGAGAAAGTCAGGGCACATAAGTGGATTCTTGCTGCTCGCTCTCCGGTGTTCAAAGCCCAATTCTTTGGTCCTATTGGAAAACCTGATCTGCACAGAGTTGTCGTGGAGGATGTGGAGCCTGTTGTCTTCAAG GCAATGGTGAACTTCATATATGCTGATGAACTTCCTAGCATTCATGAACTTGCTGGATCTGTCTCGATGTGGACATCAACAGTAGTAGTACAGCATTTATTGGCCGCGGCTGATAGATATGGATTGGACCGGCTGCGTATCTTGTGTGAAGCAAAGTTATGTGATGAACTGACTCCTGAAACAGTCGCAACAACATTAGCCCTAGCTGAACAGCACCATTGTGCTGAGCTAAAGTTCGCCTGTCTAAAGTTTGTTGCTGTTAGAGAAAATTTGGGAG TTGTGGACGATGATCATGCATCTGTTAACCGAAAGAGGGGAGTTTGTGGGAACGAAGGCGCAACACCAGTCGAAAGTGTTGAGGCTAGTGAAAGGCGCATCCGGAGGAGGTTTTAG
- the LOC101760566 gene encoding transcription factor EMB1444, whose product MGTHMIQLLQGLCSDGLWRYAIFWSFKSEMSGWILTWGDGYVDKVIKDRQVGDLSSGPTVSKIQMVSSSCYNKCYPFCPIEAALLRMTSHLYPLGEGIIGKVALTGQHCLISANELCSRSMPKYREDWELQFAAGIKTVLLVPVVPHGVLQLGSLHKVFESSALVALIKDLFHELYDDPVSHTSLSVGPAYSNTLRSPTATLSNEHPDVNLFEIDSSAELLNDHLSLTHAFSSPEFPISEDITIGSYRTSPTGPPNGLLDGNGTMEYEYFNGFTLTDMAHGYQENTCGDGSTVLNYGVVIPNSSTHSEFHRDLMEMCREEHELFMWHSRLKHTSSAPLQMNGNNADFYVELETNNYAELLLDTVIDQIGHTSNNASSHSTNSPFTRETQIEKDHALRLDESSVPDIPGGQELSPIPMNENEGFIICATTDASPTETNKTITEEYIVRNTLGTNSAKIKKRCRKVELQRPRPRDRQLIQDRMKGLRELIPNASKCSIDALLDKTIAYMLFLQSVSEKAEKIQNTLEDKESRDETKKQLESCPLRVEELDMPDHLLIEMMCEDYEVFLEMAHVLKGLEVSILKGVLEHRSDKLWARVVVEASGGFSQTQILCPLMHLLHRRFS is encoded by the exons ATGGGCACACATATGATACAATTGTTACAAGGCCTGTGTTCTGATGGTCTATGGAGGTATGCCATCTTCTGGTCTTTCAAAAGCGAGATGAGTGGGTG GATCTTGACTTGGGGCGATGGCTATGTTGATAAAGTGATAAAAGACAGACAAGTGGGAGATCTTTCTTCTGGCCCCACTGTTAGTAAGATTCAGATGGTATCATCCTCTTGCTACAACAAATGCTATCCATTTTGCCCCATTGAGGCAGCACTGCTGAGAATGACTAGCCATTTGTACCCTCTTGGAGAAGG GATTATTGGTAAAGTAGCACTTACAGGACAACATTGCTTGATTTCTGCTAACGAGCTTTGTTCAAGATCTATGCCTAAG TACCGAGAAGACTGGGAGCTTCAATTTGCAGCAGGAATCAAG ACAGTACTGCTTGTACCAGTGGTTCCTCACGGGGTTCTTCAATTGGGCTCTTTACATAAG GTTTTTGAAAGTTCAGCATTGGTGGCACTCATCAAGGACTTGTTTCATGAGCTTTATGATGATCCGGTTTCTCATACCTCATTATCTGTTGGGCCTGCCTACTCAAATACTTTGAGGTCACCTACTGCAACTCTATCAAATGAACATCCAGACGTCAACTTGTTTGAGATCGATAGTTCAGCTGAGCTTTTGAATGATCACCTCAGTTTGACACATGCCTTCAGTTCACCGGAATTTCCAATATCAGAAGACATCACTATTGGCTCTTACAGAACTAGTCCAACAGGTCCGCCTAATGGACTGTTGGATGGTAATGGAACCAtggagtatgaatatttcaaTGGCTTTACCCTGACAGATATGGCACATGGATATCAAGAGAATACTTGTGGTGATGGCAGCACTGTTCTAAATTATGGTGTAGTGATTCCAAATTCTTCAACTCATTCAGAATTTCACAGAGATCTCATGGAAATGTGCAGGGAAGAACATGAGCTCTTCATGTGGCATAGTAGGTTGAAGCATACAAGCTCTGCTCCCCTTCAAATGAATGGCAACAATGCTGACTTTTACGTGGAGCTTGAAACCAACAATTATGCAGAACTGTTACTAGATACTGTAATTGACCAGATTGGTCATACGTCGAATAATGCATCTTCTCACTCAACTAATTCTCCATTTACACGCGAAACACAAATTGAAAAAGATCATGCGTTGAGGCTGGATGAATCGTCAGTTCCTGATATCCCTGGTGGTCAAGAACTTTCACCTATCCCCATGAATGAGAACGAAGGCTTCATAATTTGTGCAACGACTGATGCTTCACCTACAGAAACCAACAAGACCATAACTGAAGAATACATAGTTCGAAATACATTGGGGACAAATTcagctaaaataaaaaaaagatgcagGAAAGTTGAGCTCCAGAGACCAAGACCAAGAGACAGGCAATTGATCCAAGATAGGATGAAGGGATTGAGGGAGCTCATTCCAAATGCATCAAAG TGCAGCATTGATGCTCTACTGGACAAAACCATAGCATACATGCTGTTCCTCCAGAGTGTATCCGAGAAAGCTGAGAAG ATTCAGAATACATTGGAAGACAAGGAGTCCCGCGATGAGACAAAGAAACAACTTGAAAGCTGCCCTCTGAGAGTTGAAGAGCTCGATATGCCTGACCATCTTCTCATTGAG ATGATGTGCGAGGATTATGAAGTCTTTCTTGAGATGGCGCATGTGCTGAAGGGCCTTGAGGTGAGCATACTAAAAGGAGTGCTGGAGCATCGTTCCGACAAGCTCTGGGCTCGCGTTGTCGTCGAG GCATCGGGAGGTTTCAGCCAGACGCAGATTCTGTGCCCACTGATGCATCTCCTGCACAGGAGATTCAGTTAG
- the LOC101761633 gene encoding putative pentatricopeptide repeat-containing protein At1g74580, which yields MPPRPPPVITRHPLQLPASASEPTASTLPSYRALIRDLASAGRLDDVDAALASARSRLAPDSLQPLYVASIQSYARAGRLRAAVDTFERMDLFGCPPATPAYNAIMDALVNADYHDQAHKVYVRMLAAGVPPDVRTHTVRLKSFCLTGRPHVALRLLRTLPDRGCDAKPLAYCTVVRGLYANGRGHDARHLFDEMLGRDVFPDVATFNNVLHPLCQKGDIMESGALLAKVLKRGMSANKFTYNIWIRGLCEGGMLGEAVALVERMDYSILPDVVTYNTLMRGLCKNSKVWEAAKYLRRMMNRGCMPDDFTYNTIIDGYCKRGLLQEATELLKDAVFKGFVPDRVTYCSLINGLCAEGDVERALELFSEARAKDLKPDLVVYNSLVKGLCRQGLILHALQIMNEMVEDGCHPDIWTYNIVINGLCKMGNISDATVVMNDAIVKGYLPDVFTFNTLIDGYCKRLKLDRALQLVERMWTYGIAPDAITYNSVLNGLCKAGKSKEVNETFEEMILKGCQPNAITYNILIENFCKINQLEAASGVILRMSQEGLVPDAVSFNTLIHGFCRNGDLDGAYLLFQKLDEKGYSATADTFNILIGAYSSKLNMEMAENIFDEMISKSYKPDLYTYRVLIDGSCKAANVDRAYAHLTEMVNKGFVPSMVTFGRVINSLAVNHRISEAVSVIHIMLRIGVVPEVVDTILSADKKEIAAPKILVEELMKKGHISYSTYEVLHEGVRDNSLTRKARKEKFI from the coding sequence atgccgccgcgcccgccgccagtAATCACCCGCCACCCTCTCCAGCtacccgcctccgcctccgagCCCACTGCCTCCACGCTCCCCTCCTATCGCGCGCTCATCCGCGacctcgcctccgccggccgcctcgaTGACGTCGACGCCGCCCTCGCCTCAGCGCGCTCCCGCCTCGCCCCCGACTCCCTCCAACCGCTCTACGTGGCCTCCATTCAATCCtacgcccgcgccggccgcctccgcgccgccgtcgacacTTTCGAGCGCATGGACCTCTTCGGCTGCCCGCCCGCCACCCCCGCCTATAACGCCATCATGGACGCCCTCGTCAACGCCGACTACCACGACCAGGCTCACAAGGTCTACGTCAGGATGCTTGCCGCCGGCGTTCCTCCCGACGTCCGCACCCACACCGTCCGCCTCAAGTCCTTCTGCCTCACCGGCCGCCCGCACGTAGCGCTGCGCCTGCTGCGCACCTTGCCGGACCGTGGCTGTGACGCCAAACCGCTCGCCTACTGCACGGTCGTGCGGGGGCTCTATGCCAACGGCCGGGGTCACGACGCACGTCACCTGTTCGATGAAATGCTCGGGAGGGATGTCTTCCCTGACGTTGCCACTTTCAACAATGTCTTGCACCCTCTTTGCCAGAAAGGGGATATCATGGAGTCCGGGGCCCTTCTCGCCAAGGTCCTCAAGCGGGGGATGTCGGCCAACAAGTTCACCTACAACATATGGATCCGTGGGCTCTGTGAAGGTGGCATGTTGGGAGAGGCTGTTGCGCTCGTGGAGAGGATGGACTACTCCATTTTGCCTGATGTTGTGACTTACAACACACTGATGCGCGGCCTTTGCAAGAACTCCAAGGTCTGGGAAGCTGCGAAGTATCTTCGTAGGATGATGAACCGGGGATGCATGCCAGATGATTTCACCTACAACACCATCATCGATGGCTACTGCAAGAGGGGCTTGCTGCAGGAAGCTACCGAGCTTCTGAAAGATGCTGTCTTCAAAGGTTTTGTGCCTGACCGGGTCACATATTGCTCACTGATCAATGGACTGTGCGCCGAGGGTGATGTCGAGAGGGCCCTGGAGCTCTTTAGCGAGGCACGGGCAAAAGACCTGAAGCCTGACCTTGTCGTCTACAACTCTCTTGTCAAGGGGCTTTGTCGTCAGGGCCTGATCTTGCATGCCTTGCAGATCATGAATGAGATGGTCGAGGATGGCTGCCATCCCGACATTTGGACGTACAACATTGTCATCAATGGACTATGCAAAATGGGAAATATTTCAGATGCGACAGTTGTAATGAATGATGCCATTGTGAAAGGATACCTTCCAGATGTCTTTACCTTCAACACATTGATTGATGGCTACTGCAAGAGGTTGAAGCTGGACAGAGCACTTCAGCTTGTTGAAAGAATGTGGACATATGGCATCGCCCCTGATGCTATTACATACAACTCGGTTCTGAATGGCCTCTGCAAAGCTGGGAAGTCCAAGGAAGTCAACGAAACATTCGAAGAGATGATTCTTAAAGGATGCCAACCAAATGCTATTACGTACAACATACTGATAGAGAATTTTTGCAAGATCAACCAACTAGAAGCGGCTTCTGGGGTGATACTCAGGATGAGTCAGGAAGGGTTAGTTCCTGATGCAGTTAGTTTCAACACGCTGATTCATGGGTTCTGCAGGAATGGTGATCTTGATGGAGCATACCTACTTTTTCAGAAGTTGGATGAGAAAGGGTACTCTGCGACAGCTGATACTTTCAACATCTTGATTGGTGCATATTCTAGTAAGCTGAATATGGAAATGGCTGAAAATATTTTCGATGAAATGATAAGCAAGAGCTATAAACCCGATCTCTATACGTATCGTGTTCTTATTGATGGGTCATGCAAGGCTGCAAATGTTGACCGTGCATATGCGCATCTGACAGAAATGGTAAACAAGGGTTTTGTTCCATCCATGGTGACTTTTGGTCGTGTAATAAATTCACTTGCAGTGAATCATCGGATTTCCGAAGCTGTTTCCGTTATTCACATCATGTTGAGAATAGGAGTTGTTCCCGAGGTTGTTGATACCATCTTAAGTGCTGATAAGAAGGAGATAGCTGCACCAAAGATACTTGTTGAGGAATTGATGAAGAAGGGTCACATTAGTTACTCTACTTATGAAGTTCTCCATGAAGGGGTCAGAGATAACAGTTTAACTAGAAAAGCTCGAAAGGAAAAGTTCATCTAG